One region of Polynucleobacter sp. MWH-Aus1W21 genomic DNA includes:
- a CDS encoding NUDIX hydrolase — MKYCPNCAAVLTIKIPADDSRERHVCEACGSIHYQNPRNVVGSIPVYGQQVLLCRRAIEPRHGYWTLPAGFMELGESTSHGAARETLEEAGAEVNIGALYSLLNVPHAEQVHLFYLATMNTPEFSAGEESLEVALFNENDIPWNELAFPTVKQTLEWFFADRAAGNLEADKEFHVRSRDILPSERI, encoded by the coding sequence ATGAAGTATTGCCCTAACTGCGCTGCTGTATTGACGATCAAAATTCCAGCTGATGATTCTCGTGAACGCCATGTATGCGAAGCCTGTGGCAGCATTCATTATCAGAATCCTCGCAATGTAGTGGGTAGTATTCCTGTGTATGGACAGCAAGTACTCTTATGTCGGAGAGCGATTGAGCCTCGTCATGGTTATTGGACACTTCCTGCAGGCTTTATGGAGTTAGGAGAAAGCACGAGTCATGGTGCCGCTCGCGAGACTCTCGAGGAGGCTGGTGCAGAAGTGAATATTGGAGCGCTCTACTCTCTTCTTAACGTGCCACATGCCGAGCAAGTGCATCTGTTTTATTTGGCGACGATGAATACACCAGAGTTTTCCGCTGGTGAAGAAAGCCTTGAAGTTGCACTCTTCAATGAGAATGACATACCCTGGAATGAGCTAGCCTTCCCCACGGTGAAGCAAACCTTGGAATGGTTTTTTGCCGATCGTGCTGCGGGCAACTTAGAAGCTGACAAAGAGTTTCATGTGCGCAGTCGTGACATCTTGCCATCTGAAAGAATTTAA